The Archocentrus centrarchus isolate MPI-CPG fArcCen1 chromosome 18 unlocalized genomic scaffold, fArcCen1 scaffold_23_ctg1, whole genome shotgun sequence genome contains a region encoding:
- the LOC115775175 gene encoding uncharacterized protein LOC115775175 isoform X2, giving the protein MVQDFQERWHALFKINAEFKRITTLPLQSRFLSQLDILSSKLIALYKKRGGLIGKHLKSIMDQMTEEDVDHGRESVLKGLCVYLNEDPEHLIRQHVGVSDTAFEESVEETTVGIFTVKQQEAQPTPDDVGIILEGQIVIQDLDNVPLAVALLFGLLYALHMDYPHQLRYTFEVIQKLIMELDGGTLSKKVQVLKNRLNE; this is encoded by the exons ATGGTACAAGATTTCCAGGAACGGTGGCATGCGCTCTTTAAA ATAAACGCTGAATTCAAGAGAATCACCACTCTGCCACTGCAGTCCCGGTTCCTCTCGCAGCTAGACATTCTGTCTTCCAAACTTATTGCTCTCTATAAAAAAAGAGGTGGACTAATAGGCAAACACCTAAAAAGTATAATGGACCAAATGACTGAa GAAGATGTCGACCATGGGCGTGAAAGTGTTCTGAAGGGCCTTTGTGTGTACCTCAATGAAGACCCCGAACATCTGATACGACAGCATGTA ggAGTAAGTGATACAGCCTTTGAAGAATCAGTTGAGGAAACTACTGTGGGGATCTTCACGGTGAAACAACAGGAGGCGCAGCCTACTCCAGACGATGTAGGAATTATCCTGGAAGGCCAAATTGTTATCCAGGATTTAGACAATGTTCCTCTGGCTGTTGCACTACTGTTTGGCCTCCTGTATGCTCTACATATGGATTATCCTCATCAACTCAGGTATACCTTTGAAGTGATCCAGAAACTGATCATGGAGCTAGATGGTGGCACACTTTCAAAGAAagtccaggtcctgaagaaTAGACTCAATGAGTAA
- the LOC115775175 gene encoding uncharacterized protein LOC115775175 isoform X1, whose translation MVQDFQERWHALFKVCEINAEFKRITTLPLQSRFLSQLDILSSKLIALYKKRGGLIGKHLKSIMDQMTEEDVDHGRESVLKGLCVYLNEDPEHLIRQHVGVSDTAFEESVEETTVGIFTVKQQEAQPTPDDVGIILEGQIVIQDLDNVPLAVALLFGLLYALHMDYPHQLRYTFEVIQKLIMELDGGTLSKKVQVLKNRLNE comes from the exons ATGGTACAAGATTTCCAGGAACGGTGGCATGCGCTCTTTAAAGTGTGTGAG ATAAACGCTGAATTCAAGAGAATCACCACTCTGCCACTGCAGTCCCGGTTCCTCTCGCAGCTAGACATTCTGTCTTCCAAACTTATTGCTCTCTATAAAAAAAGAGGTGGACTAATAGGCAAACACCTAAAAAGTATAATGGACCAAATGACTGAa GAAGATGTCGACCATGGGCGTGAAAGTGTTCTGAAGGGCCTTTGTGTGTACCTCAATGAAGACCCCGAACATCTGATACGACAGCATGTA ggAGTAAGTGATACAGCCTTTGAAGAATCAGTTGAGGAAACTACTGTGGGGATCTTCACGGTGAAACAACAGGAGGCGCAGCCTACTCCAGACGATGTAGGAATTATCCTGGAAGGCCAAATTGTTATCCAGGATTTAGACAATGTTCCTCTGGCTGTTGCACTACTGTTTGGCCTCCTGTATGCTCTACATATGGATTATCCTCATCAACTCAGGTATACCTTTGAAGTGATCCAGAAACTGATCATGGAGCTAGATGGTGGCACACTTTCAAAGAAagtccaggtcctgaagaaTAGACTCAATGAGTAA